The Gimibacter soli genome includes a region encoding these proteins:
- a CDS encoding class I SAM-dependent methyltransferase, with the protein MILLGKSGSSLIRGGIFWGIVSSFGGSRLDKIERDILTRVRKRLSASSAVLDVGCGIGNLARAIAPYVRKVVAVDPVEGMIERANMIGGLPNLEFQVKTLDMCLNNGGVYSAVLCTHVLQYVDKPDEFLRNIAKLSDDGLVMIAVACLGERRSLLASIISLMGAIGIMPRFHQLTFLDVRSIIELSGLNIVDFDILDKDMNIIWAVCKK; encoded by the coding sequence ATGATCCTGCTGGGTAAGTCAGGCAGCTCCTTAATCAGGGGGGGCATCTTCTGGGGTATTGTTTCATCGTTTGGGGGGAGTCGATTAGATAAAATCGAGCGTGATATTCTGACTAGGGTCCGTAAGAGGCTTTCAGCGAGTTCTGCCGTCTTGGATGTGGGGTGCGGTATTGGCAATTTGGCAAGAGCGATTGCGCCCTATGTCAGGAAAGTGGTTGCGGTTGACCCTGTGGAGGGCATGATCGAGCGCGCGAATATGATCGGCGGCCTGCCTAATCTCGAATTTCAGGTCAAGACTCTTGATATGTGCCTGAACAATGGGGGCGTTTATTCCGCCGTCCTTTGCACTCATGTGCTTCAGTACGTTGATAAACCAGATGAATTTCTAAGAAATATTGCGAAGTTGAGTGACGACGGATTGGTAATGATCGCAGTAGCTTGCCTGGGCGAACGTCGAAGCCTTTTAGCATCAATAATAAGCTTGATGGGGGCGATAGGCATCATGCCTCGGTTCCATCAGCTAACGTTTCTGGATGTCAGATCAATTATAGAATTATCAGGGCTCAATATTGTTGATTTCGATATTTTGGATAAAGATATGAATATCATATGGGCTGTCTGCAAAAAGTGA
- a CDS encoding YciI family protein, with protein sequence MQKYVFVYHGGPKSMSPEEGKEYMGKWLDWMSSLGEAVVDRGLVVGKSVTVGQSGISLDGGANPVSGYTVVKTESLDSATELATKCPHIAIGGSIEIAPALNIPM encoded by the coding sequence ATGCAGAAGTATGTTTTCGTGTACCATGGCGGCCCGAAGTCCATGTCACCGGAAGAAGGAAAGGAATACATGGGCAAATGGTTGGATTGGATGTCCAGCCTAGGGGAAGCAGTTGTAGATCGCGGCCTGGTCGTCGGGAAGTCGGTTACGGTTGGGCAGTCGGGGATCTCCCTGGATGGAGGGGCCAACCCTGTCTCAGGATACACGGTCGTTAAAACTGAGAGTCTTGATAGCGCCACTGAATTGGCAACGAAATGCCCTCATATCGCAATAGGCGGCTCCATTGAGATCGCGCCTGCCCTGAACATTCCCATGTAG
- a CDS encoding DUF4437 domain-containing protein, giving the protein MTIRTLPALSCLLVCSVPFEAVADDEIRVANIEDLAFETTPEGVAFASLEGERFKEAYMAMVRLPAGTESPLHIKTADMFGIVVAGEMTHSYSKDSNEDAKTLATGAYYHIPANLPHVSRCVSEVECVTFLYQDGAFDFVPVQDEKSGN; this is encoded by the coding sequence ATGACTATCAGAACCCTCCCCGCACTGAGCTGCCTCTTAGTTTGCTCCGTGCCATTTGAAGCTGTGGCCGATGATGAAATACGCGTTGCAAACATTGAAGATCTCGCGTTCGAAACCACCCCTGAGGGCGTGGCATTCGCTTCCTTAGAGGGGGAACGTTTCAAGGAGGCTTATATGGCAATGGTACGACTACCAGCAGGCACGGAGAGCCCACTCCACATCAAGACGGCAGACATGTTTGGCATCGTGGTGGCCGGCGAAATGACGCACTCGTATTCGAAGGATAGCAATGAAGATGCAAAGACTCTGGCTACCGGGGCATATTATCATATTCCCGCGAATCTTCCTCACGTGAGCCGGTGTGTTTCTGAGGTCGAATGCGTCACATTCCTTTACCAGGACGGCGCTTTCGACTTTGTCCCGGTTCAAGATGAAAAATCAGGTAACTGA
- a CDS encoding ArsR/SmtB family transcription factor — protein MAFRGLADPTRRQIMVMLTDHDQSIGEISEQFNMTRAAVKKHLTILEEGGLIRVRKSGRERINQIDPSGFQAIQFWLRQFDSIWAGRLQRLIAAAEAAEAAQNSKPEG, from the coding sequence ATGGCCTTTCGAGGCCTTGCAGATCCCACAAGACGGCAAATCATGGTGATGTTGACTGACCATGATCAGTCAATCGGAGAAATCTCTGAGCAGTTCAACATGACTAGAGCTGCCGTTAAAAAACACCTGACAATCCTGGAGGAGGGCGGCCTGATCAGGGTACGTAAATCCGGACGAGAACGAATAAATCAAATAGACCCTAGTGGTTTTCAAGCAATCCAGTTCTGGTTACGCCAGTTTGACAGCATCTGGGCCGGTAGGCTGCAGCGCCTTATCGCTGCTGCTGAAGCCGCCGAAGCAGCCCAAAATTCCAAACCTGAAGGATGA
- a CDS encoding tryptophan halogenase family protein, protein MEGQVKRKVVIAGGGTAGWVAAAALSSQIGQLIDVTLVESDELGTVGVGEATIPTHRSYHDIIGVNEAEFMRATRATFKLGISFEHWGALGQKYIHSFGKIGVSSWMADFYHLWLEAQADGFGGDLGDYCLELRAAEAGKFAISQKPALNYAYHLDAGLYAKFLRAHCEKRGVRRIEGKIQEVRKNGENGFIDCLVMESGKEVKGDLFIDCTGFQALLIGKALGVPYEDWSHWLPMDSAIAVQTRAISVVPPYTRSIAQDAGWQWRIPLQHRVGNGHVYCSDYMSDDEARHILDHNLDGEQLFEPRLIRFRTGRRKKIWEKNCVALGLSSGFLEPLESTSIHLFQISATRLVQMFPFSGVSDSLTSFYNKLYDEELLGIRDFIILHYLATKRDDTPFWRDRQTLDIPGSLREKITLFKEHSIIHQAETDLFRADSWLQVMRGQGLHSEGYHHVGKLMKPEVLRANMEGYAARVKEFVSKLPRHEDFVAQYCSADA, encoded by the coding sequence ATGGAGGGACAGGTCAAAAGAAAAGTAGTCATCGCGGGTGGCGGAACAGCCGGCTGGGTTGCTGCTGCGGCTCTTTCGAGCCAGATTGGTCAGCTCATTGATGTCACGTTGGTAGAGTCTGATGAACTTGGCACTGTTGGAGTAGGAGAGGCCACCATCCCAACCCATCGCAGCTACCATGATATTATAGGCGTTAATGAAGCCGAATTCATGCGTGCTACACGGGCAACGTTCAAACTTGGGATTTCGTTCGAGCACTGGGGCGCCCTCGGCCAAAAATATATTCACTCCTTCGGTAAGATTGGTGTCTCGAGCTGGATGGCGGATTTTTACCATCTTTGGCTTGAGGCTCAGGCTGACGGATTTGGCGGTGATCTCGGCGATTATTGTCTCGAATTGCGCGCTGCTGAAGCCGGAAAATTCGCGATTTCTCAGAAACCCGCCTTGAACTATGCCTATCATCTTGATGCAGGGCTATATGCGAAATTCTTGCGTGCGCATTGCGAGAAACGGGGGGTCCGTCGCATTGAGGGCAAGATACAGGAAGTACGTAAAAATGGAGAAAACGGGTTCATCGATTGCCTTGTGATGGAATCAGGCAAGGAAGTGAAGGGTGATTTATTCATAGATTGTACCGGGTTTCAGGCGCTCCTTATTGGGAAGGCATTGGGTGTGCCCTACGAAGACTGGTCACATTGGCTTCCGATGGACAGTGCCATAGCGGTTCAGACGCGAGCCATTTCTGTGGTTCCTCCTTACACTCGATCGATAGCCCAGGATGCTGGATGGCAATGGCGGATTCCCTTGCAACACCGAGTTGGGAATGGCCATGTTTATTGCTCAGACTATATGAGTGATGATGAGGCGCGCCACATTCTGGACCACAATCTCGACGGAGAGCAACTTTTCGAACCTCGACTTATTCGCTTCCGTACCGGTCGCAGAAAAAAGATTTGGGAAAAGAATTGTGTAGCCCTGGGGCTTTCGAGTGGTTTTCTCGAGCCTCTAGAATCTACAAGTATCCATCTTTTCCAAATTTCTGCGACCCGTTTGGTGCAAATGTTCCCATTCTCCGGGGTCAGCGATTCCCTGACCAGTTTCTATAATAAGCTTTATGACGAGGAGTTGTTGGGAATCCGGGATTTTATCATCCTGCATTATCTAGCCACCAAGCGGGATGACACGCCGTTTTGGAGAGATCGGCAAACGCTGGATATTCCGGGTTCACTGCGTGAGAAAATTACACTTTTCAAGGAACATTCGATCATCCACCAAGCTGAAACAGATCTGTTTCGGGCGGATTCATGGCTTCAGGTGATGCGTGGGCAGGGACTTCACAGTGAGGGCTATCATCACGTCGGCAAACTGATGAAGCCGGAGGTGCTCCGTGCAAATATGGAAGGCTATGCTGCCCGGGTGAAAGAATTTGTGAGCAAATTACCGCGACATGAAGATTTTGTAGCCCAATATTGTTCGGCAGATGCTTAG
- a CDS encoding cupin-like domain-containing protein, with translation MQNVREVRGIAPEDIPFEELIDGQKPVVLRELVKDWALVKAGQSSIQAAMHYLLKFESGHRYAMYRIPSDDCGRVFYNEAMSAPNYQVSQVSFQEFLSAIEDQLSAHEAESYYIGSRDAERFFPGFRADNDLPLTHPMFGHGNLFATLWLGSKTRVAAHYDVSNNLACNLVGKRRFTLFPPEAVHSLYPGPLEMTPGGQALSMVDFNAPDYRLYPKFRDAIAAAQVAELNPGDVLFFPALWWHQVEAIEQFNVMMNYWWNDVPAHIDDPRGALLHSMLALRDRPEHEKHAWKHIFDHYVFGDPTVPRQHLPLHVRGSLEKLDAVSARGLRSRILRLLNR, from the coding sequence ATGCAGAATGTGAGGGAAGTCAGGGGCATTGCGCCTGAAGATATACCATTCGAAGAACTTATCGACGGTCAGAAGCCGGTCGTTCTCCGGGAGCTTGTCAAGGACTGGGCACTTGTTAAGGCTGGCCAGAGTTCCATACAGGCTGCGATGCATTATCTGCTGAAATTTGAATCGGGTCATCGGTATGCTATGTACCGGATACCTTCTGACGACTGTGGCCGTGTTTTTTACAATGAGGCTATGTCCGCGCCGAACTATCAGGTCAGCCAAGTCAGTTTTCAGGAATTTCTTTCTGCAATCGAAGATCAACTTTCTGCCCATGAGGCAGAGTCTTATTACATTGGCTCTAGAGATGCAGAGCGATTTTTTCCAGGATTCAGGGCGGATAATGATTTGCCGTTGACCCATCCAATGTTTGGACATGGAAATTTATTCGCCACACTTTGGCTGGGGAGTAAAACGAGGGTTGCAGCGCATTATGATGTGTCTAACAACCTTGCGTGTAATTTGGTTGGCAAGCGGCGCTTTACACTTTTCCCGCCAGAAGCTGTTCACTCACTGTATCCTGGTCCATTGGAGATGACCCCTGGGGGGCAGGCGCTTTCGATGGTGGATTTCAATGCGCCAGACTACAGACTTTATCCCAAGTTCAGGGACGCTATTGCCGCAGCCCAAGTCGCGGAATTAAATCCGGGGGATGTCCTCTTTTTTCCAGCTCTTTGGTGGCATCAAGTAGAGGCGATAGAGCAATTCAATGTAATGATGAACTATTGGTGGAACGATGTTCCTGCTCATATCGATGATCCACGTGGGGCGTTATTACATAGTATGCTAGCCCTTCGTGACCGGCCTGAGCATGAAAAGCATGCCTGGAAACATATTTTCGATCACTATGTTTTTGGAGATCCGACAGTGCCGCGTCAGCATCTACCTCTGCATGTCCGCGGTTCTCTGGAAAAGTTAGATGCCGTTTCCGCGCGGGGGCTGAGATCACGGATTCTAAGGTTGTTGAACCGCTGA
- a CDS encoding TetR/AcrR family transcriptional regulator — translation MPYSASHKMKTRGRIVEAARVLFNKNGFEKVTIDQIMEASGLTRGGFYNHFQSKEALYSEAVDSFLMGRGAEWRKDAQVDSENPSIEAVRRMVLGYLSVEHLADVEGQCPMIALPSDVARANPSVQAAYQRLLEAMVRLFQQGMSERQSKAREKALSLAALCVGGMVLARTIPDKNFAEEIRTAAQEMVEELIGAL, via the coding sequence GTGCCCTATAGTGCTAGTCATAAGATGAAAACGAGGGGGAGGATTGTTGAAGCGGCTCGAGTTCTGTTCAACAAGAACGGATTTGAAAAAGTAACAATTGACCAAATCATGGAGGCTTCTGGACTGACCAGAGGAGGCTTCTACAATCATTTTCAGAGTAAGGAGGCGCTCTATAGTGAGGCGGTCGACAGTTTTCTCATGGGAAGAGGTGCTGAATGGCGGAAGGATGCGCAAGTAGATTCGGAAAATCCATCCATTGAAGCCGTCCGGCGTATGGTTCTAGGCTATCTTTCTGTCGAGCATCTTGCTGATGTAGAAGGACAGTGTCCCATGATTGCTTTGCCATCCGATGTTGCTCGTGCCAACCCGAGCGTTCAGGCAGCCTATCAGAGACTGCTCGAGGCTATGGTTCGGTTGTTCCAGCAAGGTATGTCTGAACGACAATCAAAGGCTAGGGAAAAGGCATTGTCTTTGGCTGCGTTATGTGTCGGGGGAATGGTTTTGGCTCGGACGATACCCGATAAGAATTTTGCGGAAGAAATCCGTACTGCAGCGCAGGAAATGGTTGAAGAATTGATCGGAGCATTATGA
- a CDS encoding tryptophan halogenase family protein, with product MTSCVRKIVIVGGGSAGWITAGLLAAKYPPMHAGGLKIIVIEAPDIPIVGVGEGTWPSMRSTLRAMQIDEWDFVRACSVSFKQGSKFCQWRRDDPTDFYYHPFEMPLGFREGNVAESWYENSSGASFSRAVSSQEALCEAFRAPKLLTSPGYAGFSNYGYHLDASAFAGYLRNHCISKLGVKHISDTVIGLAVQDNQDIASVETQRHGVIEGDLFVDCTGFKALLLGGHFEVDLMSVKHILFPDKALAVQVPYREEVPVQSTTISTAQPAGWIWDVSLSSRRGIGHVFSSDYMSEEEAVESIRKYIDWDETHFGELSVRQLSIGSGYRRTFWKQNCVAVGLSAGFLEPLEASALMLIERSANMIADNMPASRHAMEIVARRFNERMHSLWESIVQFLKLHYCLSQRNEPFWKDNRAPDSLPLALSESLRLWKEQAPRTADFEGRDDVFPIASYQYVLYGMGFEVKPNLRGVPASLRAFSEQQFELVRRRTEQLLNMLPENRQLLDYLKADQRE from the coding sequence GTGACATCCTGTGTTCGGAAAATTGTGATAGTAGGTGGTGGCTCCGCGGGCTGGATTACAGCAGGTTTGCTCGCTGCCAAGTATCCACCAATGCATGCCGGCGGGTTGAAAATAATTGTGATCGAGGCACCCGACATCCCAATCGTCGGAGTAGGCGAGGGTACATGGCCAAGCATGCGCTCAACGTTGAGGGCAATGCAGATTGATGAGTGGGATTTCGTCAGGGCCTGCAGTGTCTCATTCAAACAAGGTTCAAAATTCTGCCAATGGCGTCGGGATGATCCGACAGATTTCTACTATCATCCATTTGAAATGCCCCTTGGTTTTCGTGAGGGGAATGTAGCGGAAAGTTGGTACGAAAACTCCTCCGGAGCTTCTTTTTCTCGCGCTGTTTCCTCTCAGGAGGCGCTGTGTGAGGCGTTCCGTGCGCCCAAATTGCTGACAAGTCCGGGCTATGCTGGATTTTCTAATTACGGCTATCATCTTGATGCCAGCGCTTTTGCCGGTTACTTGCGAAATCATTGTATTAGCAAGCTAGGCGTTAAGCACATAAGCGACACTGTGATTGGGCTGGCTGTGCAGGACAATCAGGATATTGCTTCAGTCGAGACGCAAAGACATGGAGTCATCGAAGGTGATCTGTTTGTCGATTGTACGGGCTTCAAAGCACTACTATTGGGAGGGCATTTCGAAGTCGACCTCATGTCAGTGAAACATATTCTGTTTCCTGATAAGGCTTTGGCAGTACAGGTTCCATACCGTGAAGAGGTGCCGGTTCAATCAACTACGATATCTACGGCGCAGCCGGCCGGGTGGATATGGGATGTAAGCCTTTCGTCCCGACGGGGCATCGGTCATGTATTCAGCAGCGATTATATGAGCGAAGAAGAAGCGGTCGAATCCATCCGTAAATATATCGACTGGGATGAAACGCACTTTGGTGAGCTCAGTGTCAGGCAATTGTCCATAGGTTCTGGATACCGAAGGACTTTTTGGAAACAGAATTGCGTTGCGGTTGGACTATCCGCAGGCTTTTTGGAACCATTGGAAGCCTCTGCATTGATGCTTATCGAGCGATCAGCCAACATGATTGCGGACAATATGCCAGCTTCTCGGCATGCGATGGAGATAGTCGCTCGCAGGTTCAATGAAAGAATGCATAGCTTGTGGGAGAGTATTGTCCAGTTTCTCAAGCTCCATTATTGCCTCAGCCAGCGCAATGAGCCCTTCTGGAAAGACAATCGCGCTCCAGACAGCTTACCGCTGGCCCTTTCAGAGAGTTTGCGGCTCTGGAAGGAACAAGCGCCGCGTACAGCTGACTTTGAGGGAAGGGATGATGTATTTCCAATCGCGAGCTACCAGTATGTCCTTTATGGGATGGGCTTCGAGGTGAAGCCAAATTTGAGGGGCGTGCCAGCGTCTTTGCGGGCTTTCAGTGAGCAGCAATTCGAGCTAGTTCGACGAAGGACTGAGCAGCTGTTGAATATGCTTCCGGAAAACAGACAGCTTCTAGATTACTTAAAAGCGGATCAGCGCGAGTAG
- a CDS encoding SRPBCC family protein, with amino-acid sequence MKKLNSPAIRKTAFIKAKPETVWAFLTDKELLGEWYHPARETLAHGKPYMLGMKDDGKPTVWGEVVEFAPCSRLVTTFSIAPFNGGTSTVIWKLQSVEGGTYLELTHEGISEAIGSFSLALMAALDEGWSRHLARLASCNPSGA; translated from the coding sequence ATGAAAAAATTGAATTCACCAGCGATCCGCAAAACTGCATTCATCAAGGCAAAACCTGAAACAGTATGGGCCTTTCTTACCGACAAAGAGCTACTCGGAGAGTGGTACCATCCCGCCAGGGAAACCTTGGCCCACGGCAAACCATACATGCTGGGCATGAAAGATGATGGAAAGCCGACCGTATGGGGGGAAGTTGTAGAGTTTGCTCCCTGCTCTCGATTAGTCACCACTTTTTCCATTGCCCCATTCAATGGCGGAACGAGCACCGTGATCTGGAAGCTGCAGAGTGTTGAGGGTGGCACTTATCTAGAGCTAACACACGAGGGTATTTCAGAAGCGATTGGATCCTTCTCATTAGCCCTCATGGCAGCCCTTGACGAAGGCTGGTCACGGCATTTGGCTCGTCTCGCGAGTTGCAATCCCAGCGGCGCCTGA
- a CDS encoding MAPEG family protein, giving the protein MTQLTITAAIASILALSLIPLSIQVGVKRLQTGIFFGEAGNSDLARRRAAQSNYVQYVPFFITLLAICELAGAATWLIASAGASMVLGRSLHAWCLLATNGTGNARAAGMILTFTSFALTGGYLGWWSMIAATN; this is encoded by the coding sequence ATGACGCAATTAACTATCACTGCTGCAATTGCCTCGATTCTAGCACTCAGCCTTATCCCACTGAGCATTCAGGTTGGTGTCAAGCGCTTGCAAACCGGCATTTTTTTCGGTGAAGCGGGCAATTCAGACCTAGCCAGGCGTCGTGCGGCCCAAAGCAACTATGTCCAGTATGTGCCGTTCTTTATTACGCTTCTTGCGATCTGTGAACTCGCGGGAGCCGCGACATGGCTGATCGCGAGTGCGGGCGCATCAATGGTTCTTGGAAGATCATTGCATGCGTGGTGTCTTCTCGCTACCAACGGCACAGGGAACGCCCGCGCTGCTGGCATGATCCTGACTTTCACCTCATTTGCATTGACAGGAGGCTATCTTGGATGGTGGTCGATGATCGCTGCTACAAATTAG
- a CDS encoding SDR family NAD(P)-dependent oxidoreductase, producing MIGVVTGDGEVMNMVHKVLVTGSSTGFGDAIARQFIGRGVKLVGLSRSGGGLEDLRSDPNVTLYSGDVTDRALAAELLARHRPDTVILNAGVIGDVAPITHQTWESFTATWETDVKATLVWCQEAVRLPLEGATIVVMSSGAAIGGSPLTGGYGGAKRTQWIMANHFQEECNRIGIQIRFVTVFPRITGDTKLSRDAAQAYGARANLTAEEWLSGLGQPFNASSLARSVYTLLEASPVLGANAYAINGEGFRIMP from the coding sequence ATGATTGGCGTTGTGACGGGCGATGGGGAGGTGATGAATATGGTGCATAAAGTTCTGGTGACAGGTTCAAGTACTGGGTTTGGAGACGCGATAGCGCGCCAATTTATCGGCCGAGGTGTAAAGCTTGTCGGATTGTCGCGATCAGGTGGCGGTTTGGAGGATCTGAGGTCAGATCCAAATGTGACTCTGTATTCTGGCGATGTAACAGATAGAGCGCTGGCCGCAGAGCTCCTGGCTCGACATCGCCCCGACACGGTCATCCTTAACGCCGGTGTTATTGGTGATGTTGCGCCGATCACTCATCAGACGTGGGAGTCCTTCACTGCAACTTGGGAGACCGACGTAAAGGCTACCCTTGTATGGTGCCAGGAGGCGGTGAGGTTGCCATTGGAGGGGGCGACTATTGTTGTAATGTCGAGCGGTGCTGCAATTGGTGGTTCGCCTTTAACAGGCGGCTACGGTGGCGCAAAAAGAACGCAATGGATAATGGCTAATCATTTCCAAGAAGAATGTAACAGGATTGGCATCCAGATCAGATTCGTGACCGTGTTTCCGAGGATAACGGGGGATACCAAATTGAGCCGCGACGCTGCTCAGGCATATGGGGCACGCGCAAACCTGACAGCTGAAGAGTGGCTAAGTGGTCTCGGTCAGCCCTTCAACGCGTCCAGTTTAGCAAGGTCCGTATACACCCTATTGGAAGCCTCGCCTGTCTTGGGGGCGAACGCATATGCGATTAATGGTGAGGGCTTCAGGATAATGCCATGA
- a CDS encoding SRPBCC family protein, with protein MKKGTLQIQETIFMDAPAHKVWDVLLDAPQLVHWMPAVNEVLEWDQSGEKIGSERKCRATLAGRSGTINERVVAHLPGVSIHYAVIDDTFGMSKMFNNYSFELSTQNSHGSTVVTSRTYYDSKNIFVAIMNKLCMQKKFKKVISSMLIGLKSHAEKQK; from the coding sequence ATGAAAAAGGGCACTCTACAAATTCAAGAGACCATCTTCATGGACGCCCCCGCACACAAAGTCTGGGATGTTCTTCTGGATGCGCCTCAACTCGTTCACTGGATGCCCGCCGTTAATGAAGTACTGGAATGGGATCAATCAGGAGAAAAGATCGGCTCCGAACGAAAATGTAGGGCAACGCTAGCAGGTAGGTCCGGTACGATAAATGAGAGGGTTGTGGCACACCTCCCTGGCGTTTCAATTCATTATGCTGTGATTGATGACACATTCGGCATGAGCAAAATGTTCAACAACTACAGCTTTGAGCTCAGCACTCAGAACTCTCACGGCAGTACAGTTGTAACCAGCCGAACATATTACGATTCAAAGAACATATTTGTCGCAATAATGAATAAATTATGTATGCAAAAAAAATTCAAAAAAGTTATTTCCTCAATGCTAATAGGACTAAAGTCACACGCTGAAAAACAAAAATAA
- a CDS encoding SapC family protein encodes MVDIVALNNIDHHDLKVCGDRGAVFGDNVNQALVFPNEFRELQREYPILFRKDQNNEYLAVALLGLDKDENVFLRGSSWDARYIPAVHARGPFSIGVRSGVEGVDANFDAEVNIDLDNPSVGREKGYQLFQPHGGQSPYLEYIVGVLSILKDGISLSKAFFSALEKLDLIEPVTFEVKIDETRQYSIPGIYSISGEKFERLGAEALADLHSSGILAYCYWVLASLNNVSLIVERKRVGQSA; translated from the coding sequence ATGGTGGACATTGTTGCGTTGAATAATATTGATCATCATGACTTGAAGGTCTGTGGGGATCGTGGGGCCGTGTTTGGTGACAATGTTAACCAGGCGCTTGTCTTTCCCAACGAGTTTCGTGAGCTTCAGCGAGAGTATCCAATTCTTTTCCGGAAGGATCAGAATAACGAGTACCTTGCAGTGGCTTTGTTAGGGCTCGACAAAGACGAAAATGTATTCCTGCGGGGATCCTCCTGGGACGCACGGTATATCCCTGCTGTGCACGCGCGGGGACCGTTTTCCATTGGTGTGCGTAGCGGTGTGGAAGGCGTCGATGCAAATTTTGACGCCGAAGTGAATATTGACTTGGACAATCCATCAGTAGGTAGGGAAAAGGGCTATCAACTGTTTCAACCACATGGCGGACAGTCTCCTTATCTTGAATATATTGTTGGTGTGCTAAGTATTCTGAAAGATGGGATTTCGTTATCGAAAGCATTTTTTAGCGCTCTGGAAAAGCTTGATCTGATTGAGCCTGTCACATTTGAGGTAAAGATTGACGAGACCCGTCAATATAGTATTCCCGGCATCTATTCGATTAGCGGGGAAAAATTTGAGAGGCTGGGAGCGGAGGCGCTCGCTGATCTTCATAGCAGCGGAATATTAGCCTACTGCTATTGGGTTCTTGCCTCACTCAACAATGTCAGCTTGATTGTCGAGCGGAAGAGGGTGGGGCAGTCAGCATGA